From one Rhodamnia argentea isolate NSW1041297 chromosome 1, ASM2092103v1, whole genome shotgun sequence genomic stretch:
- the LOC115738864 gene encoding UDP-N-acetylglucosamine transporter ROCK1, giving the protein MATSPKSTQSVKNSSANSARIWLYSLLLTFQYGLQPLISRWFVRREVIVTTSVFTCEVAKVVFAVFFMAKEGTLKKLSQQWTLVDSLIASGLPAAIYALQNSLLQISYKNLDSLTFSMLNQTKLFFTAFFMYIILRQKQSIQQIGALLLLIIAAILLSIGEGSSKGSSGGEPDQTFFYGIIPVLVASVLSGLASSLCQWASQIKKHSPYLMTVEMSVVGCLCLLASTFKSPDGEAIRKHGFFYGWTPLTAIPVISNALGGILVGLVTSYAGGVRKGFVIVSALLVTALLQFIFEGKPPSLYCLVALPLVICSISIYQKYPFRVKKKEA; this is encoded by the exons ATGGCGACCTCCCCGAAATCGACGCAGTCCGTGAAGAATTCAAGCGCCAACAGCGCAAGAATTTGGCTCTACTCGCTCTTGCTCACCTTCCAGTACGGCTTGCAACCTTTGATCTCCAGGTGGTTCGTCAG GCGTGAAGTCATTGTGACTACCTCTGTTTTTACATGCGAGGTAGCAAAA GTTGTCTTTGCCGTCTTTTTTATGGCAAAAGAAGGTACTCTGAAGAAACTATCTCAACAGTGGACTTTGGTCGATTCTCTGATAGCTTCAGGACTTCCTGCTGCTATTTACGCATTGCAGAATAGCTTGCTTCAGATTTCCTACAAAAATCTCGATTCACTAACATTCTCAATGCTGAACCAGACCAAACTCTTCTTTACTGCTTTCTTTATGTATATCATCTTAAG GCAAAAGCAATCAATCCAGCAGATAGGAGCCCTCTTGTTATTGATAATTGCAGCCATTCTTTTAAGCATTGGTGAAGGTTCTAGCAAAGGATCTAGTGGTGGAGAACCTGACCAGACTTTCTTTTACGGGATTATTCCTGTTCTAGTTGCTTCTGTGCTATCAGGTCTGGCTTCTTCTCTGTGTCAATGGGCTTCTCAG aTCAAGAAGCACTCACCGTACTTGATGACAGTAGAAATGTCCGTTGTGGGATGCCTATGTCTGCTTGCTAGTACTTTTAAGTCTCCGGATGGAGAAGCCATCAGgaaacatggatttttttatggttggaCTCCACTGACTGCG ATCCCAGTCATTTCTAATGCACTTGGTGGAATCCTAGTTGGCCTAGTTACAAGCTATGCTGGTGGTGTTCGTAAG GGGTTTGTTATTGTTTCCGCGCTACTAGTCACAGCCTTGCTGCAGTTCATTTTTGAAGGGAAACCGCCTTCATTGTATTGTCTTGTTGCTCTTCCACTTGTCATCTGTAGCATCTCGATATACCAGAAATATCCATTCCGCGTCAAAAAGAAGGAAGCTTAG
- the LOC115738863 gene encoding oxidation resistance protein 1: MGRQRSLRSKAAHFVTDLTTVLLNPISDKPSSKPSPPSQSPDNASDSRRSQLDSIREEGSEDLVGGPDTSSFTAFLYSLLTSSEPGDDPNVEGKNDNGQVNSGVVAASKEASDVPRKESGGKKSLFSRGKQSLGKAFNQAAKIAGYRNQEQKGDGDMKCSDVNEVMLPGAEMRRLQNETEPVALTDVPDTSEPSLLLSEKTRNVLYTSLPALVQGRKWLLLYSTWRHGISLSTLYRRSMLWPGLSLLVVGDRKGAVFGGLVEAPLRPNNKRKYQGTNSTFVFTDAPGHPVVYRPTGANRYYTLCSSDFLAIGGGGHFAIYLDGDLLNGSSSVSETYGNPCLARSQDFEVKEVELWGFVYASKYEEMLALSRMESPGICRW; the protein is encoded by the exons ATGGGTAGGCAACGATCGCTGAGGAGTAAAGCTGCGCATTTCGTCACTGACCTCACCACTGTTCTTCTCAACCCAATCTCTGATAAACCCTCCTCCAAgccctctcctccctctcaATCTCCT GATAATGCCAGTGACTCTAGAAGAAGCCAACTAGATTCAATCAGAGAAGAGGGTTCAGAAGATTTAGTTGGTGGTCCCGATACATCATCTTTCACAGCATTTCTTTACTCTCTATTGACATCATCTGAGCCTGGAGACGATCCCAATGTTGAAGGGAAAAATGATAATGGGCAAGTGAACAGTGGAGTGGTTGCTGCATCAAAAGAAGCATCTGACGTGCCTAGGAAGGAAAGTGGTGGCAAGAAAAGCTTGTTCTCCAGAGGGAAGCAATCATTGGGTAAAGCTTTTAACCAGGCAGCAAAGATTGCTGGGTACCGGAATCAAGAACAGAAAGGCGATGGTGACATGAAATGTAGCGATGTAAATGAAGTTATGCTTCCTGGAGCTGAGATGAGGCGTTTGCAGAATGAGACAGAGCCTGTGGCGCTGACTGATGTTCCAGATACGTCAGAACCTTCATTGCTGCTTTCAGAGAAAACACGTAATGTACTTTATACATCACTTCCTGCACTCGTTCAGGGGAGAAAATGGTTGTTGCTGTACAG TACATGGAGGCATGGAATATCACTTTCCACTTTGTATAGAAGAAGCATGCTTTGGCCTGGTCTTAGCTTGCTG GTAGTTGGGGACCGTAAAGGTGCAGTATTTGGCGGCTTAGTCGAGGCACCACTTAGACCAAACAATAAGAGAAAATATCAG GGAACGAATAGCACTTTTGTTTTCACAGATGCACCTGGTCATCCAGTTGTATACCGCCCTACAG GGGCCAATCGGTATTACACTCTGTGCTCCTCTGACTTTTTAGCGATTGGTGGGGGTGGCCACTTTGCAATCTATTTGGATGGCGATCT gttaaatggatcGAGCTCAGTATCAGAAACATATGGGAATCCTTGTCTTGCACGTTCTCAAGACTTTGAAGTGAAGGAAGTTGAG TTGTGGGGCTTCGTATATGCTTCCAAGTACGAAGAGATGCTCGCTCTTAGCCGAATGGAGTCCCCTGGCATTTGCCGATGGTAA
- the LOC115738865 gene encoding annexin D2 isoform X2, whose product MATLTVPPSVPSPAEDAEQLQKAFAGWGTNEDLIISILAHRNAVQRKLIRQTYAETYGEDLLKALDKELSSDFERSVLLWTLDAAERDAFLTNEATKKLTSSNWVLMEIACTRSSMELFMLLVPLASTFRYEGPEVNMALARSEAKILHEKIHEQAYNHDELIRIVTTRSKAQLNATLNHYNNEFGNAINKDLKADPNDEFLKLLRSAIKCLTCPEKHFEKVLRLAINKLGTDEWALTRVVTTRAEVDMQRIKEQYHKRNSVPLDRAIANDTSGDYKEMLLALVGHEGA is encoded by the exons atggcgaCTCTTACGGTGCCACCGTCGGTTCCGTCTCCGGCTGAGGATGCCGAGCAGCTTCAGAAAGCTTTCGCAG GATGGGGAACGAATGAAGATCTGATCATATCCATACTGGCTCACAGAAATGCAGTGCAGCGGAAGTTGATCCGGCAAACCTATGCCGAGACATATGGGGAAGATCTTCTCAAAGCGCTTGACAAAGAACTCTCTAGTGACTTTGAG AGATCTGTGCTTCTGTGGACCCTGGATGCTGCTGAGCGCGATGCGTTCTTGACCAATGAAGCTACCAAGAAGTTGACTTCGAGCAACTGGGTTCTCATGGAAATAGCTTGTACGAGGTCATCAATGGAGTTATTCATG CTGCTTGTTCCTCTAGCAAGCACCTTTCGGTATGAGGGGCCTGAGGTGAACATGGCATTGGCAAGATCAGAGGCTAAGATACTTCATGAGAAGATTCATGAGCAGGCTTACAATCATGATGAGCTTATTAGAATTGTTACTACAAGAAGTAAAGCTCAGCTTAATGCAACCCTCAATCACTACAACAATGAGTTTGGGAATGCCATCAACAAG GATCTGAAGGCTGATCCGAATGATGAATTTCTCAAACTGCTGAGATCAGCAATTAAGTGCTTGACTTGTCCAGAGAAGCACTTTGAGAAGGTACTGCGTCTGGCCATCAACAAGCTTGGAACAGACGAATGGGCTCTTACTAGAGTAGTCACCACTCGTGCGGAAGTTGACATGCAGCGGATCAAAGAACAGTACCACAAAAGGAACAGCGTTCCTCTAGATCGAGCTATTGCAAATGACACATCTGGAGACTACAAGGAGATGCTTCTCGCTTTGGTTGGACATGAGGGTGCTTGA
- the LOC115738865 gene encoding annexin Gh1 isoform X3: protein MATLTVPPSVPSPAEDAEQLQKAFAGWGTNEDLIISILAHRNAVQRKLIRQTYAETYGEDLLKALDKELSSDFERSVLLWTLDAAERDAFLTNEATKKLTSSNWVLMEIACTRSSMELFMARQAYHARYKKCLEEDIAYHTTGDFRKLLVPLASTFRYEGPEVNMALARSEAKILHEKIHEQAYNHDELIRIVTTRSKAQLNATLNHYNNEFGNAINKAPSPHIFLY from the exons atggcgaCTCTTACGGTGCCACCGTCGGTTCCGTCTCCGGCTGAGGATGCCGAGCAGCTTCAGAAAGCTTTCGCAG GATGGGGAACGAATGAAGATCTGATCATATCCATACTGGCTCACAGAAATGCAGTGCAGCGGAAGTTGATCCGGCAAACCTATGCCGAGACATATGGGGAAGATCTTCTCAAAGCGCTTGACAAAGAACTCTCTAGTGACTTTGAG AGATCTGTGCTTCTGTGGACCCTGGATGCTGCTGAGCGCGATGCGTTCTTGACCAATGAAGCTACCAAGAAGTTGACTTCGAGCAACTGGGTTCTCATGGAAATAGCTTGTACGAGGTCATCAATGGAGTTATTCATGGCGAGGCAGGCCTATCATGCTCGTTATAAGAAATGTCTTGAAGAAGACATCGCATATCACACTACAGGGGATTTCCGCAAG CTGCTTGTTCCTCTAGCAAGCACCTTTCGGTATGAGGGGCCTGAGGTGAACATGGCATTGGCAAGATCAGAGGCTAAGATACTTCATGAGAAGATTCATGAGCAGGCTTACAATCATGATGAGCTTATTAGAATTGTTACTACAAGAAGTAAAGCTCAGCTTAATGCAACCCTCAATCACTACAACAATGAGTTTGGGAATGCCATCAACAAG GCTCCGTCCCCCCACATTTTCCTGTACTGA
- the LOC115738865 gene encoding annexin D2 isoform X1, with the protein MATLTVPPSVPSPAEDAEQLQKAFAGWGTNEDLIISILAHRNAVQRKLIRQTYAETYGEDLLKALDKELSSDFERSVLLWTLDAAERDAFLTNEATKKLTSSNWVLMEIACTRSSMELFMARQAYHARYKKCLEEDIAYHTTGDFRKLLVPLASTFRYEGPEVNMALARSEAKILHEKIHEQAYNHDELIRIVTTRSKAQLNATLNHYNNEFGNAINKDLKADPNDEFLKLLRSAIKCLTCPEKHFEKVLRLAINKLGTDEWALTRVVTTRAEVDMQRIKEQYHKRNSVPLDRAIANDTSGDYKEMLLALVGHEGA; encoded by the exons atggcgaCTCTTACGGTGCCACCGTCGGTTCCGTCTCCGGCTGAGGATGCCGAGCAGCTTCAGAAAGCTTTCGCAG GATGGGGAACGAATGAAGATCTGATCATATCCATACTGGCTCACAGAAATGCAGTGCAGCGGAAGTTGATCCGGCAAACCTATGCCGAGACATATGGGGAAGATCTTCTCAAAGCGCTTGACAAAGAACTCTCTAGTGACTTTGAG AGATCTGTGCTTCTGTGGACCCTGGATGCTGCTGAGCGCGATGCGTTCTTGACCAATGAAGCTACCAAGAAGTTGACTTCGAGCAACTGGGTTCTCATGGAAATAGCTTGTACGAGGTCATCAATGGAGTTATTCATGGCGAGGCAGGCCTATCATGCTCGTTATAAGAAATGTCTTGAAGAAGACATCGCATATCACACTACAGGGGATTTCCGCAAG CTGCTTGTTCCTCTAGCAAGCACCTTTCGGTATGAGGGGCCTGAGGTGAACATGGCATTGGCAAGATCAGAGGCTAAGATACTTCATGAGAAGATTCATGAGCAGGCTTACAATCATGATGAGCTTATTAGAATTGTTACTACAAGAAGTAAAGCTCAGCTTAATGCAACCCTCAATCACTACAACAATGAGTTTGGGAATGCCATCAACAAG GATCTGAAGGCTGATCCGAATGATGAATTTCTCAAACTGCTGAGATCAGCAATTAAGTGCTTGACTTGTCCAGAGAAGCACTTTGAGAAGGTACTGCGTCTGGCCATCAACAAGCTTGGAACAGACGAATGGGCTCTTACTAGAGTAGTCACCACTCGTGCGGAAGTTGACATGCAGCGGATCAAAGAACAGTACCACAAAAGGAACAGCGTTCCTCTAGATCGAGCTATTGCAAATGACACATCTGGAGACTACAAGGAGATGCTTCTCGCTTTGGTTGGACATGAGGGTGCTTGA